A genomic window from Mesorhizobium sp. CAU 1732 includes:
- a CDS encoding multidrug effflux MFS transporter: MLQEEQRGMNVQSIKPATAEPVMSERRVSLIGALLVAVGPISMALFTPAMPEIVDAFGTTEAAVKMTLSMYFAGFAFAQLVCGPLSDGFGRKPITVAFMGIYLVASAIALISPTIEVLIAARFLQGVGAAVGVAISRAIVRDLFTNERSARIMNLIGLILGIGPAFAPTLGGITMQLFGWHAIFLLMLVFGLIIIAVTQISMVETVKRDLSRIRPAALVKSYGSLLRDGYFMTSSLVLAGAVGALYTQATVLPFIMMDRIGLTPTQFGVGMLMQSGMFFAGSLVVRQIMGRFGAYRIVPVGLVFIFIGSAAMAVGLRIFDPTFLSVMGPVAFYSFGIAFIMPAMSTASLAPFPHIAGAAASMGGFLQMGGGLAGGAAAAAFGDPVLALATIIPAMGMLAVVSWLVWRTLPEPAFASAVLAREPQVPPVPPAE, encoded by the coding sequence ATGCTCCAGGAAGAGCAGCGCGGCATGAACGTGCAATCCATCAAGCCCGCCACTGCCGAACCGGTGATGAGCGAGCGCAGGGTCAGCCTGATCGGCGCTCTGCTGGTCGCTGTGGGACCCATCTCGATGGCACTCTTCACGCCGGCCATGCCCGAGATCGTCGACGCGTTCGGCACCACGGAAGCGGCGGTGAAGATGACGCTGTCGATGTATTTCGCCGGCTTCGCCTTCGCCCAGCTCGTCTGCGGCCCGCTGTCGGACGGTTTCGGCCGCAAGCCGATCACGGTCGCCTTCATGGGCATCTATCTGGTCGCATCGGCGATCGCGCTCATCTCGCCCACGATCGAGGTGTTGATCGCCGCGCGGTTCCTTCAGGGCGTGGGCGCTGCGGTCGGCGTCGCGATTTCGCGTGCGATCGTGCGCGACCTCTTCACCAACGAACGCTCCGCGCGGATCATGAACCTGATCGGCCTGATTCTCGGCATCGGGCCTGCCTTCGCTCCGACGCTGGGCGGCATCACCATGCAGCTCTTCGGCTGGCATGCGATCTTCCTTCTGATGCTCGTATTCGGGCTCATCATCATCGCGGTGACGCAGATCTCGATGGTCGAGACGGTCAAGCGCGATCTGTCGCGCATCCGTCCCGCCGCGCTGGTGAAATCCTACGGATCGCTCCTGCGCGACGGCTATTTCATGACGTCGAGCCTCGTCCTGGCCGGTGCGGTCGGCGCGCTTTACACACAGGCGACCGTGTTGCCCTTCATCATGATGGACCGTATCGGGCTGACGCCGACGCAGTTCGGTGTCGGCATGCTGATGCAGTCGGGCATGTTCTTCGCGGGCTCGCTGGTGGTCCGGCAGATCATGGGCCGTTTCGGCGCGTACCGCATCGTTCCCGTGGGGCTGGTCTTCATCTTCATCGGCAGCGCCGCCATGGCGGTCGGCCTGCGGATCTTCGACCCGACATTCCTCTCGGTCATGGGGCCGGTCGCGTTCTATTCGTTCGGCATCGCCTTCATCATGCCCGCGATGTCGACGGCGTCGCTCGCCCCCTTTCCGCATATTGCGGGCGCGGCGGCCTCGATGGGCGGCTTCCTTCAGATGGGTGGCGGACTTGCCGGTGGTGCGGCCGCGGCCGCCTTCGGCGATCCGGTCCTCGCGCTCGCGACGATCATTCCCGCCATGGGCATGCTGGCGGTCGTCTCATGGCTGGTTTGGCGGACGCTCCCCGAACCCGCTTTCGCCAGCGCGGTGCTGGCGCGAGAACCGCAAGTCCCGCCCGTTCCGCCCGCGGAATAA
- a CDS encoding carbonic anhydrase, whose protein sequence is MTHLPERLLTGYRNFMDGRYATERDRYRELAREGQTPETLVIACCDSRAAPEIIFDCGPGELFVVRNVANLVPPYEPDDKHHSTSAALEFAVQSLKVKHIVVLGHGRCGGIRAALDPDAKPLSPGDFIGKWMGLVAPAAETVTSSTMMTAGERQTALERISIRYSLANLRSFPCVSILEGKGRLSLHGAWFDISTGELWAMDPQTGDFERPELG, encoded by the coding sequence ATGACCCATCTGCCCGAGAGACTGCTCACCGGTTACCGCAATTTCATGGACGGCAGATATGCCACCGAGCGGGACCGCTATCGTGAACTGGCGCGCGAAGGCCAGACGCCCGAAACACTGGTCATCGCCTGCTGCGATTCGCGCGCGGCGCCGGAGATCATTTTCGATTGCGGGCCGGGTGAATTGTTCGTGGTGCGTAACGTCGCCAATCTGGTGCCGCCCTACGAACCCGACGACAAGCACCATTCGACGTCAGCCGCACTCGAATTCGCCGTGCAGAGCCTCAAGGTCAAGCATATCGTGGTGTTGGGTCACGGCCGCTGCGGCGGCATCCGCGCGGCTCTCGATCCGGACGCCAAGCCATTGTCGCCCGGCGATTTCATCGGCAAGTGGATGGGGCTGGTCGCGCCCGCGGCCGAAACCGTCACCAGCAGCACGATGATGACGGCCGGAGAACGCCAGACCGCGCTGGAGCGGATATCGATCCGCTATTCGCTGGCGAACCTGCGCAGCTTTCCGTGCGTGTCGATACTCGAGGGCAAGGGACGCCTGTCCCTGCACGGCGCCTGGTTCGACATCTCGACCGGTGAATTGTGGGCGATGGACCCGCAGACGGGCGACTTCGAACGGCCCGAACTCGGCTAG
- a CDS encoding DUF429 domain-containing protein: MSSHVCAGVDGCKAGWVVVRRAPGEAPEVRVVADFAALLDALPDTAIVAVDMPIGLPDRAGAGGRGPEALVRRHLGQRQSSVFSIPSRRAVHAEPGPFSGVEDWYAAHRRASAVARETSDPPRGVSIQAFGIFSKIREIDALMIARPELRMRVIESHPEAAFWRLNDSEAMSLPKKVKGGVNAPGMEERRGLLSRHGLSRAFLEAAPPRGAASDDYLDACAMLLVAERHARGETVPFPDPPLADAYGIPVAIWT; the protein is encoded by the coding sequence ATGAGCAGCCATGTCTGCGCTGGCGTCGATGGCTGCAAGGCCGGCTGGGTGGTCGTTCGGCGGGCGCCAGGTGAGGCCCCCGAGGTGCGGGTCGTCGCCGATTTCGCCGCATTGCTGGACGCGTTGCCGGATACCGCGATCGTTGCGGTCGACATGCCGATCGGCTTGCCGGATCGCGCGGGAGCAGGCGGCAGGGGGCCGGAGGCACTGGTGCGGCGGCATCTCGGCCAGCGGCAGTCGAGCGTGTTCTCGATACCGTCGCGTCGCGCGGTTCATGCCGAGCCAGGTCCGTTTTCAGGTGTCGAGGACTGGTACGCAGCACACCGCCGCGCGAGCGCCGTGGCACGCGAGACATCAGACCCGCCGCGCGGCGTGTCGATCCAGGCTTTTGGCATCTTCTCGAAAATCAGAGAGATCGATGCGTTGATGATCGCCCGGCCGGAATTGCGGATGCGGGTGATCGAATCGCATCCGGAGGCTGCTTTCTGGCGGCTGAACGATTCCGAAGCCATGTCGCTGCCCAAGAAGGTGAAGGGAGGTGTGAACGCGCCCGGCATGGAGGAGCGGCGCGGGCTGCTGTCGCGGCACGGCCTGTCGCGGGCGTTTCTGGAGGCTGCGCCGCCGCGCGGGGCCGCGTCGGACGACTATCTCGACGCGTGCGCGATGCTTCTGGTGGCGGAGCGCCACGCGCGTGGAGAAACGGTGCCCTTTCCCGATCCGCCTTTGGCCGACGCGTACGGAATTCCGGTCGCGATCTGGACCTGA
- the pdxY gene encoding pyridoxal kinase PdxY has translation MSAEQDANRPNAVIVISSHVARGSVGNRAAVFALESLGHPVWAVPTVILPWHPGHGRATRIVPEAEQFSSLMQDLAGSPWLGEVGAVLSGYLGDAGQAQAVAALVRAVKTRNPQALYLCDPVMGDAGGLYVPEATAFAMRDTLLPLADIATPNRFELEWLVGTALADNKAAALAALRMGPATTLVTSAHAMMSGSIGNLLVTPREVVLAEHRLMANPPNGTGDLTAALLLARLMSGMKPEKALQMATAAVFEIIARATKRGSDELMLETDAQSFSHPMAMVQMRRLMHPDGERRA, from the coding sequence GTGAGCGCCGAACAGGACGCGAACCGCCCGAACGCGGTCATTGTCATCTCCAGCCATGTGGCGCGCGGTTCCGTGGGCAACCGGGCAGCGGTGTTCGCGCTCGAATCGCTTGGCCATCCCGTCTGGGCCGTGCCGACGGTCATCCTGCCGTGGCATCCGGGACACGGGCGCGCCACAAGGATCGTTCCGGAGGCGGAACAATTTTCTTCCCTGATGCAGGATCTCGCAGGCTCACCCTGGCTCGGCGAGGTGGGTGCCGTGCTGTCGGGCTATCTCGGTGATGCCGGTCAGGCGCAGGCCGTCGCGGCGCTGGTGAGGGCGGTGAAGACACGCAATCCGCAAGCGCTCTACCTCTGCGATCCGGTGATGGGCGATGCCGGCGGGCTCTACGTGCCGGAGGCAACGGCGTTCGCGATGCGCGACACGCTCCTGCCGCTCGCCGACATCGCGACGCCGAACCGTTTCGAGCTGGAATGGCTGGTCGGCACCGCGCTTGCCGATAACAAGGCCGCCGCGCTGGCTGCGCTGAGGATGGGGCCCGCGACGACGCTGGTGACGTCCGCGCATGCCATGATGTCCGGGTCCATCGGCAATCTGCTCGTTACGCCGCGCGAGGTCGTTCTGGCGGAGCATCGGCTGATGGCGAACCCGCCCAACGGAACCGGCGACCTGACGGCCGCGCTGCTGCTCGCCCGCCTCATGAGCGGGATGAAGCCCGAGAAGGCGCTGCAGATGGCGACGGCGGCGGTGTTCGAGATCATCGCGCGCGCGACCAAACGCGGCTCCGACGAACTGATGCTGGAAACCGACGCGCAGAGTTTTTCTCACCCCATGGCGATGGTTCAGATGCGCCGCCTGATGCATCCCGACGGCGAAAGGCGGGCATGA
- a CDS encoding LemA family protein, giving the protein MPRRFLSAAILIAMLPLLAGCGFNTIPTNEESAKAAWSEVLNQYQRRADLIPNLVETVKGFAAQEREVLEAVVAARARATQVQVTPELLENPEAFKAFQDSQSGLTGALSRLLAVVENYPDLKSNQNFLALQAQLEGTENRIAVARRDYIEAVRVYNTSLRTFPSMIWASLWFTDNEPFQNFTVAEDKMDVPNVNFGNGG; this is encoded by the coding sequence ATGCCGCGCCGCTTCTTATCCGCCGCTATCCTTATTGCCATGCTTCCGCTGCTCGCCGGATGTGGCTTCAACACGATCCCGACGAACGAGGAGAGTGCCAAGGCCGCGTGGAGCGAGGTGCTGAACCAATATCAGCGCCGCGCCGATCTGATCCCGAACCTCGTCGAGACGGTGAAGGGGTTTGCCGCGCAGGAGCGCGAGGTGCTGGAAGCCGTGGTCGCAGCCCGCGCCCGCGCGACGCAGGTTCAGGTAACGCCTGAACTGCTGGAGAACCCGGAAGCCTTCAAGGCATTCCAGGACAGCCAGTCCGGCCTGACGGGTGCGCTGTCGCGCCTGCTCGCCGTGGTCGAGAACTATCCTGACCTGAAGTCGAACCAGAACTTCCTCGCGTTGCAGGCGCAGCTCGAAGGCACCGAAAACCGCATCGCGGTCGCCCGTCGCGACTACATCGAGGCCGTCCGCGTCTACAACACCTCGCTGCGGACCTTCCCCTCCATGATCTGGGCGTCGCTCTGGTTCACCGACAACGAACCCTTCCAGAACTTCACCGTCGCGGAAGACAAGATGGACGTCCCGAACGTGAACTTCGGAAACGGCGGCTAG
- a CDS encoding YgcG family protein, translating into MLMLSLAIWCAPAFAQTFPPLTGRVVDTAGMIDDQAERDLVAKLAAFEQRSSDQIVVATIPSLDGEALEPYANQLFRTWQLGQAGEDNGILLLVARDDRKMRIEVGYGLEGTLTDLHSRLIIENTMVPAFRAGDFTRGIVSAVDDIILVLEGNAAELEARSKRNQPSDPGVDWFGFVFISMWVAIFVNSFGFALLARIYGRKIGPGRYRWLGMDITYGGSGSSGRGRSGWSSGGRGSSGGGFSGGGGSSGGGGSSGSW; encoded by the coding sequence ATGCTCATGCTGTCGCTCGCCATCTGGTGCGCGCCGGCATTCGCCCAGACGTTCCCCCCGCTGACCGGACGCGTGGTCGACACCGCAGGCATGATCGACGATCAGGCCGAGCGCGATCTCGTGGCCAAGCTGGCCGCTTTCGAGCAACGGTCGTCCGACCAGATCGTCGTCGCCACGATCCCGAGCCTCGACGGCGAGGCGCTGGAACCCTATGCGAACCAACTGTTCCGCACATGGCAATTGGGACAGGCGGGCGAAGACAACGGCATCCTGCTGCTCGTCGCCCGAGACGACCGCAAGATGCGCATCGAAGTTGGCTACGGGCTCGAAGGCACGCTCACCGATCTCCATTCCCGGCTGATCATCGAAAACACGATGGTTCCGGCCTTTCGCGCGGGAGACTTCACCCGCGGCATCGTCTCCGCAGTCGACGACATCATCCTGGTTCTGGAAGGCAACGCGGCCGAACTCGAAGCGCGCTCCAAGCGCAATCAGCCATCCGATCCCGGCGTCGACTGGTTCGGTTTCGTCTTCATTTCGATGTGGGTGGCCATCTTCGTCAACTCGTTCGGCTTCGCGCTCCTGGCGCGCATCTACGGCCGCAAGATCGGACCCGGCCGCTATCGCTGGCTCGGCATGGACATCACCTATGGCGGGTCGGGCTCGTCCGGCAGGGGCAGGTCCGGCTGGTCGTCAGGCGGTCGCGGATCGTCAGGCGGCGGCTTTTCGGGCGGTGGTGGCTCGTCAGGCGGCGGCGGATCGTCGGGAAGCTGGTAG
- a CDS encoding TPM domain-containing protein → MTRTLSNDEREALSGRIREAESRTSGEIYCVVARSSDSYFYPAAFILTIGIVLAGIPVALWLDRTWLALPHLMVVLSQVAALATALLVLSVAPGLRILLVPRRLRYRRAHDNAVRQFLAHNVHVTTQRTGVLIFVSLAERYAEIVADAGIDDKVSQAEWDGIVGHIIEHAASERLADGLGEAIDRAGALLSAHFPGGLDNPNELEDHVVEI, encoded by the coding sequence ATGACCCGTACCCTCTCCAACGATGAACGCGAAGCTTTGTCCGGCCGCATCCGGGAGGCCGAAAGCCGCACCAGCGGCGAGATCTACTGCGTCGTGGCACGGTCGAGCGACAGCTATTTCTATCCGGCCGCCTTCATCCTCACGATCGGCATCGTGCTTGCCGGCATTCCGGTCGCGCTCTGGCTGGACCGAACCTGGCTTGCCCTGCCCCATCTGATGGTGGTGCTGTCGCAGGTGGCGGCACTTGCCACGGCGCTGCTGGTCCTGTCGGTGGCGCCGGGCCTGCGCATCCTGCTCGTCCCGCGCCGGCTTCGCTACCGTCGGGCGCACGACAACGCTGTCCGGCAGTTTCTTGCGCACAACGTCCATGTGACGACACAGCGAACCGGCGTCCTGATCTTCGTGTCGCTTGCCGAGCGCTACGCCGAAATCGTGGCCGACGCCGGCATCGACGACAAGGTGTCGCAGGCGGAGTGGGACGGCATCGTAGGCCACATCATCGAACACGCCGCCTCCGAGCGTCTTGCCGACGGCCTGGGCGAAGCGATCGACCGCGCCGGCGCGCTGTTGTCCGCGCATTTCCCGGGCGGACTCGACAATCCGAACGAGCTCGAGGACCACGTCGTCGAGATCTGA
- a CDS encoding GNAT family N-acetyltransferase, with protein sequence MNTISIDIRRAEPRDADAIADVHHEAWQGAYAGIIPYKALTSMIHRRGTSWWSNAIKRAASVLVVEIGGEVVGYATLGRNRARELPQEGEIYELYLRPEYQGVGLGSRLFKAARDKLASHGLSGLVVWALEENTNALGFYEGAGGRDVAEGVEVFDQKALRKVAFVWD encoded by the coding sequence ATGAATACGATAAGCATCGACATCAGGAGAGCAGAGCCGCGAGACGCGGACGCGATCGCTGACGTGCATCATGAAGCATGGCAGGGCGCCTATGCGGGGATCATCCCCTACAAGGCCCTGACGTCGATGATTCACCGCCGCGGGACATCCTGGTGGTCGAACGCGATCAAGCGCGCCGCGAGCGTTCTCGTGGTCGAGATCGGCGGCGAAGTTGTCGGCTATGCCACGCTGGGGCGCAACCGCGCCCGCGAATTGCCCCAGGAAGGCGAGATCTACGAGCTTTACCTCCGCCCCGAATATCAGGGCGTCGGCCTCGGGTCCCGACTGTTCAAGGCCGCGCGCGACAAGCTTGCTTCGCACGGGCTCTCGGGCCTCGTCGTCTGGGCGCTCGAGGAAAACACCAACGCACTCGGCTTCTATGAGGGAGCCGGCGGCCGCGACGTCGCCGAAGGCGTCGAGGTCTTTGACCAGAAGGCGCTGCGCAAGGTCGCCTTCGTCTGGGATTGA
- the ppa gene encoding inorganic diphosphatase has translation MRIDAISIGNNPPEDVNVIIEVPVGGQPIKYEMDKEAGMLVVDRFLYTPMTYPGNYGFVPHTLSDDGDPIDVLVCNTRQLIPGCLINVRPIGVLVMEDNAGMDEKIIAVPSPHLTRRYENVHEYSDLPEITLKQIEHFFEHYKDLEPGKWVKIGDWRNAEAARSMIVEAIERAKR, from the coding sequence ATGCGCATCGACGCCATCTCCATCGGCAACAACCCGCCAGAGGACGTCAACGTCATCATCGAGGTTCCGGTCGGCGGACAGCCGATCAAGTACGAGATGGACAAGGAAGCAGGCATGCTGGTCGTCGACCGCTTCCTGTACACGCCGATGACCTATCCCGGAAATTACGGCTTCGTCCCGCACACGCTGTCCGACGATGGCGATCCGATCGACGTTCTGGTGTGCAACACCCGCCAGCTCATCCCCGGCTGCCTGATCAATGTGCGCCCCATCGGCGTGCTTGTGATGGAAGACAATGCCGGCATGGACGAGAAGATCATCGCCGTGCCCTCGCCGCACCTGACGCGCCGCTACGAGAACGTGCACGAATATTCCGATCTGCCGGAAATCACGCTCAAGCAGATCGAGCATTTCTTCGAGCACTACAAGGATCTGGAGCCCGGCAAGTGGGTGAAGATCGGCGACTGGCGCAATGCCGAAGCCGCCCGGTCCATGATCGTCGAGGCGATCGAACGCGCCAAGCGCTGA
- a CDS encoding DUF167 family protein translates to MTTGTVYRLCEGGVEIAVRLTPKSARDAVDGVDTGSDGRSYLKARVRAVPEKGKANDALVRLLAGVLGRPSSTVTIRSGGTSRLKTVFAAGDAGEIVQRLDALAQ, encoded by the coding sequence GTGACGACGGGCACCGTCTACCGGCTTTGCGAGGGCGGTGTCGAAATCGCCGTCAGGCTGACGCCGAAATCCGCGCGTGACGCGGTGGATGGCGTAGACACGGGATCGGATGGGCGCAGCTATCTGAAGGCGCGGGTGCGTGCCGTTCCGGAAAAGGGCAAGGCCAATGACGCGCTCGTCCGGCTTCTCGCGGGTGTGCTGGGCCGGCCGTCCTCAACCGTGACGATCCGCAGTGGCGGAACATCGCGCCTGAAGACGGTGTTCGCCGCGGGCGATGCAGGCGAGATCGTCCAGCGTTTGGACGCGCTTGCGCAATAG
- a CDS encoding YggT family protein produces MIALIQTIVLALDIYWWIIILSAVFSWLYAFNVINSSNQFVGTIGNMLFRLTEPALRPIRRILPDLGGIDISPIILLLLIFFIRQFLLTTVAPAIL; encoded by the coding sequence ATGATTGCTCTTATCCAGACCATCGTGCTCGCGCTCGATATCTATTGGTGGATCATCATCCTGTCGGCGGTCTTCTCGTGGCTCTATGCCTTCAACGTCATCAATTCGAGCAACCAGTTCGTCGGCACGATCGGAAACATGCTGTTCCGGCTGACAGAGCCCGCGCTGCGGCCGATCCGTCGCATCCTGCCCGATCTCGGCGGCATCGACATCTCGCCGATCATCCTGCTCCTGCTGATCTTCTTCATCCGCCAGTTCCTTCTGACGACGGTCGCGCCCGCGATCCTGTGA
- a CDS encoding MFS transporter, translated as MPDRPSPLLPLKTNNAYRAFWLGFALSSFGTMIQSVGAAWLMTSIAGTPGWISLVQASVTLPVMLFSVAAGVLADVFDRKAIMLSAQLFMFAVSIALAITTWLGLITPSLLLAFTFLLGCGTALNNPAWQASIGDLVPRDQVASAVSLNSIAFNVSRSVGPAIGGFIVATAGVVAAFALNALSYVALLAALLHYRPEKPADTLPREHLASAMTTGLRYVFMSPRIEVVLLRAFHFGFAAVSIQALLPLVARDMLGGGPLVFGALLGAFGIGAVGGGVLGHELRERLSSEWFTRLCSAGIAVAIVVVSLSTFLWLSMIALMLAGACWLLSLSYFNISVQLSTPRWVVGRALAAYQTAAFGGMAMGAALWGYTADELGLSMALQISAVVMLVGTASGLFLAMPDLARENLDPINRWNAPKIALDLRERSGPIVVQVEYEIRENDLTAFLEAMRARRQVRRRNGAIQWTLMRDLERPDYWIETFHIANWTEYVRHHTRTTFADAEVTERIRKLHAGEEAPVVRRMIVRPPKQADAPKPLPDQSTIG; from the coding sequence ATGCCGGACAGACCATCGCCTCTCCTGCCGCTGAAGACGAACAACGCCTACCGGGCCTTCTGGCTGGGCTTCGCGCTGTCCAGCTTCGGAACCATGATCCAGAGCGTCGGCGCGGCATGGCTGATGACGTCGATCGCCGGGACACCCGGCTGGATTTCGCTCGTGCAGGCCTCCGTGACCTTGCCGGTGATGCTGTTTTCGGTCGCGGCCGGCGTCTTGGCGGACGTGTTCGACCGCAAGGCGATCATGCTGTCGGCGCAGCTCTTCATGTTCGCCGTCTCCATAGCGCTGGCGATCACCACATGGCTCGGCCTGATCACGCCGTCCCTGCTCCTGGCATTCACCTTCCTGCTCGGCTGCGGCACGGCGCTCAACAATCCCGCATGGCAGGCCTCGATCGGCGATCTCGTCCCGCGCGACCAGGTGGCGAGCGCAGTGTCGCTCAATTCGATCGCCTTCAATGTCTCGCGCAGCGTCGGGCCGGCGATCGGCGGCTTCATCGTCGCCACGGCGGGCGTGGTCGCGGCCTTCGCGCTCAATGCGTTGAGCTACGTCGCGCTCCTCGCCGCCCTTCTGCACTACCGCCCCGAAAAGCCTGCCGACACCTTGCCGCGCGAGCATCTCGCGTCGGCGATGACCACCGGCCTGCGCTACGTCTTCATGTCGCCGCGCATCGAGGTCGTCCTGCTGCGCGCCTTCCATTTCGGCTTTGCCGCCGTGTCGATCCAGGCGCTGCTGCCGCTCGTCGCGCGCGACATGCTGGGCGGCGGCCCGCTCGTCTTCGGCGCGCTTCTGGGCGCATTCGGCATCGGCGCCGTGGGTGGCGGCGTGCTGGGGCATGAACTGCGCGAGCGGCTGTCGAGCGAATGGTTCACCCGGCTGTGCAGCGCGGGCATCGCGGTCGCCATCGTCGTCGTGTCGCTGTCGACCTTCCTGTGGCTCTCGATGATCGCACTGATGCTGGCCGGCGCGTGCTGGCTGCTGTCGCTGTCCTATTTCAACATCTCGGTCCAGCTTTCGACGCCGAGATGGGTGGTCGGTCGCGCGCTTGCCGCCTACCAGACCGCCGCATTCGGCGGCATGGCGATGGGAGCGGCGTTGTGGGGCTACACGGCCGACGAGCTGGGCCTGTCGATGGCGCTCCAGATTTCGGCCGTCGTCATGCTGGTTGGAACCGCCAGCGGCCTGTTTCTCGCAATGCCCGACCTGGCGCGCGAGAACCTCGATCCGATCAACCGCTGGAATGCGCCCAAGATCGCACTCGACCTGCGCGAGCGCAGCGGTCCGATCGTCGTGCAGGTGGAATACGAGATCCGCGAAAACGACCTGACCGCGTTTCTCGAGGCGATGCGCGCCCGGCGGCAGGTTCGGCGGCGCAACGGCGCCATCCAGTGGACGCTGATGCGCGATCTCGAGCGGCCGGACTATTGGATCGAGACGTTCCACATCGCCAACTGGACGGAATATGTCCGCCACCACACCCGCACGACCTTTGCCGATGCGGAGGTCACGGAGCGGATCCGCAAGCTTCATGCCGGCGAGGAAGCACCCGTCGTGCGCCGCATGATCGTCCGGCCGCCCAAGCAGGCCGACGCTCCAAAACCGCTTCCCGACCAGAGCACCATAGGCTGA
- a CDS encoding FAD-dependent oxidoreductase, whose amino-acid sequence MTTDTPQNTDIVVVGAGIAGASVAAELAATHRVVMLEMEAQPGYHTTGRSAALFSLTYGPPVIRALSRASAPFLHEPQPSFSATPLLKQRDVLTVGRADQRASIDAAFDELAGRGGMRRISSQEARERMPLLRSQSVDSVLLDPDAADIDVHALHHGYLRRFKASGGKIETASEVTAIERDGAAWLVVTRKATFRAPILINASGAWADGIAALAGVSRIGLTPKQRTALMIAAPDGNAPDHWPMVVDADEDFYLKPDAGRFLISPADETPSPPCDAQPDEMDVAICVERIETAFDIAVTRIENKWAGLRSFVADKTPVVGFDSSAGGFFWLAGQGGYGIQTAPAMARTAAALAIGAEIPADIADQGVTAAGLSPTRLTTKPA is encoded by the coding sequence ATGACGACCGACACTCCACAGAACACCGACATCGTCGTGGTCGGAGCAGGCATCGCCGGCGCGTCGGTGGCAGCGGAACTTGCTGCGACGCATCGCGTGGTCATGCTCGAAATGGAAGCCCAGCCGGGTTACCACACGACCGGCCGCTCGGCGGCGCTGTTTTCGCTCACATACGGCCCACCGGTGATCCGCGCACTGTCGCGGGCGTCCGCGCCGTTCCTGCACGAACCGCAGCCCAGCTTTTCCGCCACTCCGCTCCTGAAGCAGCGCGACGTCCTGACCGTCGGTCGGGCGGACCAGCGCGCGTCGATCGATGCCGCGTTCGACGAACTTGCCGGGCGCGGCGGGATGCGCAGGATTTCGTCGCAGGAGGCGCGCGAACGCATGCCGCTGTTGCGGTCGCAGAGCGTGGACAGCGTCCTGCTCGACCCGGACGCGGCAGACATCGACGTCCACGCCCTGCATCACGGCTATCTGCGCCGATTCAAGGCTTCTGGCGGGAAGATCGAGACGGCAAGCGAAGTGACGGCCATCGAGCGCGACGGCGCCGCGTGGCTGGTCGTGACCCGGAAGGCGACGTTTCGCGCGCCCATCCTCATCAATGCGTCAGGCGCTTGGGCCGACGGGATCGCCGCGCTGGCGGGCGTTTCACGCATCGGGCTGACGCCCAAACAGCGGACCGCGCTGATGATCGCAGCGCCGGACGGCAATGCCCCCGACCACTGGCCGATGGTGGTCGACGCGGACGAGGACTTCTACCTCAAGCCTGATGCGGGGCGTTTCCTGATCTCTCCCGCCGACGAGACGCCCTCGCCTCCATGCGACGCGCAGCCCGACGAGATGGATGTCGCCATATGCGTCGAGCGCATCGAGACCGCATTCGACATCGCGGTCACACGCATCGAGAACAAATGGGCGGGATTGCGAAGCTTCGTCGCCGACAAGACACCGGTCGTGGGTTTCGATAGCAGCGCCGGCGGCTTCTTCTGGCTCGCGGGTCAGGGCGGTTACGGCATCCAGACCGCACCCGCCATGGCGCGCACGGCAGCAGCGTTGGCGATCGGTGCCGAGATCCCCGCCGACATTGCGGATCAGGGCGTGACCGCGGCTGGCCTTTCCCCCACGCGCCTTACGACGAAACCCGCCTGA